One stretch of Maniola hyperantus unplaced genomic scaffold, iAphHyp1.2, whole genome shotgun sequence DNA includes these proteins:
- the LOC138404645 gene encoding uncharacterized protein has translation MELEQLDTILVQLNQLRTYLVKIGPSRRKGDLLVKKYSEANKCYNSYLEVIGIVQEKFDKNEYTQDTQKYVLGIKYKVESLYRDIFNLCNFQETSTDKMESKVSFDLKTAVNLLPIMTDDESVTQKLIDAIELYNSMLNTETKCLLVNFILKTRLSRNAKLRLNTKYDDVESLLRDMKLHLLTKKSDVALQSKLQSTVQANKSIEEFGQEIEKLFVELTISQADGEPSKYEILRPLNEKNAIKRFADGLRSQKLSTIIAARNYSTLKDAIRAAEDESLVNPPPPFMTYQRGQFRGRRGYNNFNRGRPQYYPRSYYNNSYHNNDHFHNNSQRYSYYNRGFSSARNAVRGANPTRGRGVTYQWQNNNRSSRGAFTNRNQRKINYAAPSSTENNESSEKFFRP, from the coding sequence atggAATTAGAACAATTAGATACTATATTAGTGCAATTAAATCAATTAAGGACTTATTTAGTGAAAATCGGACCTAGTAGAAGAAAAGGGGACTTGTTAGTGAAAAAGTACAGTGAGGcaaataaatgttataatagttatttagaAGTAATAGGGATAGTACAAGAAAAATTCGATAAAAACGAGTATACACAGGACACTCAAAAATATGTATTAGGAATTAAATATAAGGTAGAGAGTTTATATagggatatttttaatttgtgtaattttcAGGAAACTTCCACAGACAAGATGGAGAGTAAGGTAAGTTTTGATTTGAAAACCGCGGTAAACTTGTTGCCTATTATGACCGACGATGAAAGTGTTACGCAAAAATTAATAGATGCAATTGAACTTTATAATTCGATGTTAAATACCGAAACTAAATGCTTACTTGTGAATTTTATCTTGAAAACACGCCTTTCGCGTAATGCTAAGCTACGCCTTAATACAAAATACGACGATGTAGAATCTTTATTGCGGGACATGAAATTGCATCTGTTAACTAAAAAATCCGATGTAGCGTTACAAAGTAAACTACAATCGACCGTTCAGGCCAATAAGTCGATTGAAGAATTTGGACaggaaattgaaaaattattcgTAGAATTAACGATTTCACAGGCTGACGGAGAGCCGTCAAAATACGAAATTTTGCGGccattaaatgaaaaaaatgctaTAAAACGGTTTGCAGATGGATTGCGGAGCCAAAAATTAAGCACGATCATAGCCGCACGCAACTATAGCACTCTGAAAGATGCAATAAGAGCAGCGGAGGACGAATCCTTAGTGAATCCTCCTCCTCCTTTCATGACATATCAAAGAGGTCAATTTCGTGGTAGACGTGgttataataactttaatagggGAAGGCCACAATATTATCCaaggtcatattataataattcgtaTCATAACAACGATCACTTTCATAATAATTCCCAAAGATATTCCTATTATAATCGTGGTTTTTCATCTGCCAGAAATGCGGTCAGGGGTGCAAACCCAACTCGAGGTCGTGGTGTTACATATCAGTGGCAAAATAACAATAGGAGTTCACGAGGAGCTTTTACAAATAGGAATCAGAGGAAAATAAATTATGCTGCTCCTTCGTCAACTGAAAACAACGAGAGTTCAGAAAAATTTTTTCGTCcctaa